DNA from Rubripirellula lacrimiformis:
CAGCTTCTTGATCCAGGATCGCCTGCGGGACAAGCAGTCCGTCGATTCGTTCGGCAATCGACGTGCGTTCGGACTGCGCCGATTGGACCGCAGCCTTGGCCGCGGTCAGTGCCGCCACGGTTTCGGCACGTTGCGATGAAAAATCGGGGCGCAGCGCCGGCACATCGACAAGTTCGCTGTACGCTGCACGCGCATCTTTCAGGCTGCTGATCGTTGCAAGCGACTGGTGGATGCGGTCCAAGCGATCGCGTTGGCTTTCCAGTTCAACGATTTCGTCGTCCAGGCGTTTCCGTTTATCGATCGAATCGTGCAGCGAATCACGGATCGCTTGCCACTGTTTGCTGGGGACGCTGGCATCACTGAGCGCTTTCCGAGCTTTGTTCAGATCGATGATCGCGGCATTGACGGCCGCTCGGGTGCCGCTGGATTTCAGCAATTGTTCGCACTGGGCATCCAGCGACTTGACCAACTGATTGACACCTGCGGTCCCGCTGCCGGCGGCGAACAACGACTGGCCCAGATCACCGCCCGACTGCACGATGGACATGCCGCCATCGACCAGTTGTTCCAGATCGATGCCAAACTGAGTTGCGAATTGCTTTTCGTCGATCCCGTGCAACATCGCGTGCAAGTCGTCCAGATCGACGGCGGTCTTATCGTCACCGGCGCGGAGCGATTTTTGACCGCCCTTGCGACGAATGCACTCCAGAGTCTGTCCCGCTTCGCTTTCAATCACACCGCCGACGCGTAGCTCGTTATGCGAGTGCAGGAAGTGGTCGCGGCAACTCTTTTCGCCTTTGATTCCGAACAACCATTGGCTCAGGGCGCGCAGCGACGAACTCTTTCCGCCCTCATTCGGGCCGTAGATCAGGTGCAGTCCGAATTCACCTTGATCAAACGTCAAGGTTCGGCCGGCGAAGGGACCGATACGAATCAGATCGAGACGCAAAAACCTCATGATGACACCTCCTCGCTTAGCAATCGATGAACCACCATCGGCTGGATCTGCGACAGCAAGCTTCGGACACGTCCAAGGTCGCCTTTGGGAGCGATCGAATCGTCACCGGTCATCAGTTCGTCGGGTAGTTTGTTTCGCAGATCGTCCAGTTCGGCGTCCACAAGCATCGTCAGTTCGTCGTCACATTCCAATTCGTCAAACAGCCGCAACAGTTCGGCAATCGGGCCGCTTTCGACATCTTCGCTTGTCAGCCGGCGAGTCGGGCGAGTGTCGAAGCGTACTTTTTCGACCCACACATTTGCTCCGCCGATCGTGATCGCATCGGCGCGTATTTGGTCGGTCCAACGGTTGGTATCGGCAAGCCAGTCGTCATGGGCGACGCTGGTGCCGGTGACGATCACACGCACCGCCATCGGCAAGCCGTCGCTATTGGCCGCGACTTGACGCATCGCCGCGGCGAAACGTGTCAGCAGTTCGTCAGGCGATTCGGCGGAATCGACATCGACCGTGCACACCTCCCAACGGAACACATCCAAACGCACGAAGTCCAGGGTTACAGTGCCGTCGTCATCGACGGTCACCACCTCGCATCCCTTCGGTCCGGATTCGCGAATGTGCCGCCCTTGGATGTTGCCGGGAAAGACGATCGGCGACTGGCCGGGCTTGTGATGGTGTTTGCGTGTGTGGATATGCCCGAGCGCCCAATAGTCGTACCCGCGGCCAATCAGATCGCTGGGAACACAGGGAGCATAGCGATGGTGGACACCGCCGGCCGCACCGTCCAATGAAGTGTGCAACATGCCGATGTTGAACTTCCCCGGAACGGCCGCCGGGTACTGGCGAACCAGGTTCTCGGCCTCGGCTTGTTGAGCGAAACCGCGGCCGTGGATCGCGACATCCAAATCATCCAACAAGAACGTCTCGGCGGTCTGAGACGACATCATCACCGGGTGGCCGCTGGGGTTCGGCGGCAACTGGAATACGTTGACCATCTTGGACGCCGCGTCGTGATTGCCGCTGATGGCATAAACGCTGATGCCCGCTTTCTGTAGCCGATCCAACCACTTCAAAAAGTACAGACCGGTATCCGCTTTGTCCCAGGTGCCATCGTAGATGTCGCCCGCGATCAGGACGAAATCGACCTCTTCGCGAACCGCGAGTTCGGCAAGGTTGACCAGGGCTTCGCGAACCGCAATTCGGATCTGGTCAACTGGACCGTCGCTGGAGAGTCCCCGCAGCGGGCTGTCCAAGTGGATGTCTGCGGTGTGAATGAACTTCAAGATGGCT
Protein-coding regions in this window:
- a CDS encoding metallophosphoesterase family protein yields the protein MKQKRGGAILKFIHTADIHLDSPLRGLSSDGPVDQIRIAVREALVNLAELAVREEVDFVLIAGDIYDGTWDKADTGLYFLKWLDRLQKAGISVYAISGNHDAASKMVNVFQLPPNPSGHPVMMSSQTAETFLLDDLDVAIHGRGFAQQAEAENLVRQYPAAVPGKFNIGMLHTSLDGAAGGVHHRYAPCVPSDLIGRGYDYWALGHIHTRKHHHKPGQSPIVFPGNIQGRHIRESGPKGCEVVTVDDDGTVTLDFVRLDVFRWEVCTVDVDSAESPDELLTRFAAAMRQVAANSDGLPMAVRVIVTGTSVAHDDWLADTNRWTDQIRADAITIGGANVWVEKVRFDTRPTRRLTSEDVESGPIAELLRLFDELECDDELTMLVDAELDDLRNKLPDELMTGDDSIAPKGDLGRVRSLLSQIQPMVVHRLLSEEVSS